From one Candidatus Deferrimicrobiaceae bacterium genomic stretch:
- a CDS encoding helix-turn-helix domain-containing protein: MKVINGMKVYEIEDLVELLGMSRVSIQRYLREGRIKGIKFGRKWHVTENNLKAFFSGETTQKEAK, encoded by the coding sequence ATGAAGGTAATCAACGGGATGAAGGTGTACGAGATCGAGGACCTGGTGGAGCTTCTCGGGATGAGCCGAGTCTCCATCCAAAGGTATCTTCGGGAGGGAAGAATCAAGGGGATCAAATTCGGGAGAAAATGGCACGTTACGGAAAATAACCTGAAAGCCTTCTTCTCCGGGGAAACCACGCAAAAGGAAGCGAAGTAG